The DNA region ccctacaaacacttatacttgtggagtgaccatcgcaccaagagtgtACAATGCTGTACAACAATTAATAGGCTAATGTTTTATACAACAATTAATGGGCTTAATGTTTTTATACAAATTGTTGTGCAAACTAATATTTGGGCTTAGTTTTATACAAACTGTTGTGCAAACTAAAATTTGTACTTAGTCCATAATATTGAAATTCTGAATTATACTTTTGTGTCAAGGGTTTGTGTATCTACCTGTCATGGGCCAATCTTGGTATTTAAATgacatttttgaaaattgtataTTTACCTATTATGCACTCAATTACTATTAAATCATTTTATTGTCACACCAAGTAATTTGTGCATGATTTACCACAAATacattttttccactttttttttaaaacctgaTTGACACAACCTATTTCTAGCCCGATTACAactaaaaccatttttttttttttaaacctgaTTGACACAGCCTATTTCCAGCCCGATTACAACTCAAACCCATTTTAACCCGAACCCAATTGGCCCAACTTGACCCGTTTGCCAAGTTGACCTTAGGCCACCTTCTCTATAGGTCTATTGAGTCTATTGTGGCTAAGGTTTTAGGCTTTTGACccagtgtgtgtgtatatatatatattctaatgcCAAAGTAAATTACCAAACTGCACTTTAATATTAAAACCCCtagttctttttttcattttttggatcTGGATATTGCATTCTCCCCTTTCACCATGCCTTGCATATAAACATAATTAGACCAATTGCAACAACTGCACCCCTGCATTTTCTTTCCTCTCCTAAATGCAATTCTAAAGTACTCATACACATAGATATAGACCCAGAAAATTGTTCCTTACTAGGTATGTGCTCCCTCACATACTCTTTTTGTTATCGGGCTGTGTCAAACTTTGGTCAATTGACTCTAACTGGTTGCGAAGGTTTTGATTGTCTTCCAGCAATCGGTCATACTCCAGAAGGAATCCCTCAGATTGCTTTCTTAAAGCTTCAGCTTCAGCTTCTGCTGTCTTTGACTCCTTTGCTTTTGTCTCACATTCAGATTCCAGCTTCTTGATCTTTGCCCTCAATGTAGCAATCTCTTCTCCCATGGCTTTAAGCTCCTCTGCACTGCCATTCTTCCCATCCTCAAAATTACGATTTTGTTTCTTTGCAGCCTCCATGGTTTTCCTAAGTAGACGAAGTTCTCTAATGTAATAATGTAATCTATCTATCATCAGTGAGAGGAAGAGCATGAATCCTGCATGTAACACATCATGCAATTTACTAAACTCAACATATAACAATAGCACTCattcagccaaaaaataaaaacaatagcATTCGAGCAAATGAGGAAGCCAGCAAATTGGGAAGGCAAGTCTTTTATGTCATCTGAAAGATGCTCAGCACAATAGTAATCCCAAAAGCATTTATTTAGCAAATAAcagtaataaaaattttaataaccaACACACAGATTCAGAAGTGAAAAAGGACAAGGCAGGTCCTTTAACCCATAAGATGAATGAAACATTACAGAACCCCACTTGCCaaggaaaacaataaaaaattccactaaaaaaaggaaaaagaaataaaaatgtataGAAAATTTTCCACCCTTGCAAACTTAAATCTATTATACATTTAGGGTttcttcttcattattatttgcTTTTATGGGGGAATGATTTAATTCTCCATTAATCTGTAAGTTCAAAATATAGGGACCTGACTTAAATTGTACCCCTAAGTGTTTATGAATCCAAATTTCTTAAAGCAGAATAAAAATGGATACATGATACCAaagaaatttcaataaatgtggaCATGCCTATCAAGCAATTTTTGACACCAGCAGTTCTCTCCTTGGAACGCTTCAAGCATTTTATGACTCCTTGTACAGTGACTAAATCCAATTGACTAAGAAAATAAAGTGGAATGCCAATCTCTTAAGTTATCAGAGGGCAGAGAAACTGCAGGCTGGCCCTGTGAAAATTAGAGCCCTTAAACCAAGGGTTAGAAACAAATTCCAAAATGCATTATTTAGATATGGCAACTGACAAGCGACCACTAACAATAGAGCCAACCAACAAGCATAATAACTAGAGAAAAGCCTCACTGtttaaaactaaactaaatggCTGGATCAATAAAACATTTTGACCAATTACTCCTAATAGTAGAAGAGATagcaaagataaaaaaaaaataataattaataaatcaaCAAACAAGATGAGTCGTGTAGGGACATGAAGCAATGAATATCCACAATGAGAAAACAGCGTCTAAGCATACTGTAGGGGACCTAGAATAAAACCAGACAAACACTGACTTTCAAACagagaaaactgaaaatttttatagCAAATATCCAGAAATCCTCTACCTAAGCACTTACCTGTTGCCCTGGGAAAATTGTTAaacattctaaaattttatgtacCATAGAaaaaccattatatatatatatatataactgagcCTAGCCTTGAAAATAAAACActtgaaacaataaaaaatatgttctgCTGGAGCTTATAATAGAAAATCACCCTCAAATGTTAATTCTTGTGTACTGAAAATATTCTATATCATTTGCTACCCTGAAATATCAACAATTCTTAATCTATGCCATCGTAACTAATACTGTCTAAATCTCTGGTAATAAACGGGTCTTAGATGAACAGCAATTTCACATCCTCCTCATGCATCCTTTTCCTTCGTTATGTTTTAGGTGGCTAGAATTTAGATTGTCTTGCCCAAGACTGTAAAAGGTCATTATGCATAAACCACAGGGCAACATATGCTACAAAGCCACTAGAAAAGATTAGTAAATAGCTATTATAAATAAACGCTCTTATGTGTGTCTGTGCAGGCCCATAAAAGTGCTTGAGATGACCAAGTGAGGCATCCTCATATGCTTGCTATGAACTCTCCCTTCAATTAGTTGATTCCCATCCATTTCTCGTATGCATCTGCAATCCATTTATATCAGGCCATTGTTGGGCGACACTACTAAAACAGAGCACAAAAGGCCTTAGAATTATGCTTCTAAGTTCAATCCCTTCTCCCTAGACAAAGTTGGCCAAGCTTAGCGCTTTAGATGCACTGAGGGCCTTAGCATTTGCTCCAGTGCATTGGTTAGTGAGAAAACTATGGGGCATAGAGCAAAACAGTATCAACATGTAACAAAACTGTACCAATTGAAGACAGAGCTCATAGCAAGCACCTAAGGAATTCTTGTTTGTAATGGCCCAAAATatatagagaaaaaattaaaacaataaatataaattttaaaaaaatttatgtgcaaattttcaattattagGAATCCCAAGAACACAAAAAGTTCAAAACCTTCACTAAACCAAGCCTAACACGCTCATCCAATTGATGATGTGAACTGAACCACCCCTCAATCTGCCATTCCACCACCTTTTAATAACTAGATATGaaatctaaaatagaaagaataaatattaaaacttctaagtTATTTTAAAAAGGTCTACAATTGGCTCTCAAAGTTTGGGGTTATTTTCATGTTGGCCCTTtacattacaaaattttcattttgccCCTGATTCAATTTTGCCATCCATTTCCTTTCAATAATTTAGTGACACCTGGCATTATATGAGTTACATATCTTATGGAGCCATTTACCTGGCACTTAGTGGTCAGATAATTTCGTACAATACAATCTCTTTAGGAAACCAAGGCATAcgtagaattttaaatttttttagtaagtgATCAAATTGTCATCATTTCATTTTACTTATTAGTTATAAAATGATTTGTTTGAAgatattatatttcaaaaaaaaaaaaatattgattgttTTCATTTAATACCTTTTACatgtttgaaatatatatttataggtaGCTTAAATTGAATGAAGTAGCTTAAACATAACAATGAATGTAATAATTCTACCACCACAGGCTCAAAAGAATAAATTGAAACCAAgcacaaaaacacaaattatcACTTacatttacattatattttctCTGTCAATAAAATCTTTAGTTTAATTCAATAAgttaaattttgttcttacacCTTAGTATTTGGCTCATTGGCTACACTCATTCAAATTTAActaaacatcttttttttttcttttgccctaatttctgaataaccaaaaaatatatatataattaaaaaaaaaaaaaaagtaaagtaaagttAGGGTGAGCGAGGAATTAGTACTGAGATGAGTAATTAGTAATTACCCATAAGAGAAGCTTCGAGCATGAGCTTGGACATGAGGACCTGGTCCGTGGGATTGGCGACGCCAGCCTCGATCGTCCGTTTCTGAATTTTGATCATGCTATAGACGTTGGACATGAGGACGACGAAGACGGTGGCGCCGATGGTCTTGACCGTGACAGGACCCCGGCCGCGCTTGAGGCGATCCAAGGTTATGATGACGAGCTTTCGCAATGGAGTCTTGAAGAGGAGGGTTAGGATCAGAACCATTTCGGCCAAGATCACGCCATAGAGTAGCTgtatcattctctctctctcttctctatgtCCTTGTTGAGGTTTTTAGACGAGAGTGCAAAAAGAAGAGACTGGTAAAAgtgtttcaagtttcaatttcaactttcaagtttcTAATAAAAGTTTGAATTAGATATAAACTAGTACTAGTATTATATAGTGATGGAATTTTAAGGGGACGGGTGGAAGTTGGTCCGGCTGGACGCGCAATGGACACGCCACGTGTGCAGAGATATGTCCTTCTCGCCTTCTGGGCTGGGCTAGGCAGCAGCCAACTCGGTGAAAGTGTCGGCACGCGCAGTTTTTTAATTGCCCAAAATATCACTACACATGGCTGCCCATAACCACTTAACTGAAAACTCATGACTCCCCATAACTTTCGTCCCACTCcctcttaaaattttagaagaagCCTTTCACCATACAAAATTACACAATTTCTGCATCAATTTGCTGGCAACTTATAAGTGGAAATtcgtcactttttttttacaccaCAGCAAGATGTCGGCAAGTTGTGGTGAAAATTTTAACCAAATTGTACTTCCTACAatgttgacatttttttaatttccataattttttgtttatgctTTAAAATAATCTCTAATATTTTATGTGAAAGAATGTAGAGACTGAAAAGGATGAGTGATGGAGGGGGCAGATTGAAGTAAGTTAAAATATGATTAATCACAACATAGAACATACATgtttaaatattgtgaaaagGCAATTTGTGTTGATAAGTATGATTTACTTTCTACAAATGGATGACAAAAATCAAGGAATTGATTGCTTAAGAGTAAAGGAAGGTATGGAGCAACCATAtagaattaaaatcaaaatatccaTGTAATAAATTGAtagttgacattttttttcaattctataaATCTTATTATAAATATGGGATCTTTTGTAATGTGTTATCAATTAAGCGAATTCAAGATATAGTCATTTGGCCTTTAATGGTATGGATATAGGTCTTACTGACTGAACCATGTTAATCTCTTCCGTTCTTTctatctcatattttatttatattccatactaatcaaattttgaaaattaagtaATATCTTAAGCTTCTTTTCAGCTCAAACCTTTTACATCCATTAATATTCTTGTCAACTCTAGGATGCAGAGTGTTGGATGAGTATCATTCTGAGTCATCTgcactgcattttttttttgcaaaaaatttgcCCTTATTTCATATGCTCCCTTGATCTCCTTTCAAAACTTGCAATAATATGTCCGAGAGAAGCAGAGTAAAGAGCATATCGATGCTTCAATCAAAAAGTTTTTCCTTTCAGTAATTCA from Castanea sativa cultivar Marrone di Chiusa Pesio chromosome 6, ASM4071231v1 includes:
- the LOC142640501 gene encoding uncharacterized protein LOC142640501; this encodes MIQLLYGVILAEMVLILTLLFKTPLRKLVIITLDRLKRGRGPVTVKTIGATVFVVLMSNVYSMIKIQKRTIEAGVANPTDQVLMSKLMLEASLMGFMLFLSLMIDRLHYYIRELRLLRKTMEAAKKQNRNFEDGKNGSAEELKAMGEEIATLRAKIKKLESECETKAKESKTAEAEAEALRKQSEGFLLEYDRLLEDNQNLRNQLESIDQSLTQPDNKKSM